A stretch of DNA from Carassius carassius chromosome 22, fCarCar2.1, whole genome shotgun sequence:
ccagatttgataatgctcgaAAATAttaagttatagacactgaagtgccttgaatttattTACCatataatttgatataaaaattatatcagTCCTGTAGCAATCTAGAAAaataatgggttgaaagtcacgtcTTCACGAATTTCTATttaaaatctgaataagatatcataaAAATGAGGCTCCTACAAATTTTTGGTGAGACTATGTCTAGAACCCTTGTAggaatatttaccaactgtattgatggcttctacaaactatttagtcattaaacatgcCACTGCATAGTTTTTGTCAATTATAAAACATTAGACAGAAATGTAAACATCATATAAgggatttatttgagcactaaaaaaatacaataagaataatttgagtaagaaatataagaataataggaaaactaaaaaaatctaactgtaaTGAAATAATCCTTTGTAATCtttggaagaaggaggcgggaaccggcgtaCAATCAACGTGAAAccttaatttcaaaataaacacaaaacagtgcaccagcccctcatggacgactggtgcgctcaaataaaaatcaaaacacaactaaaagcccaggcctggtcctctctcgtccttcactgtcatcgctccagttttatatccttccatctcctccgtgggcctcgagaccggcaggtcgaacaggtgtagctcatctgcaatcactccaccggcctcgctcccatgtccctcagccccgccccactcgtcacatacccccatcgcccctcgcaggccggggggtactcccgagactgcgctctactccctcccccccctccctccaggggggaccgctcacggagacctgcgggaacctggggataggacaggcgaggcgagagaaaaggagatggaaggaggagcgacagagacgagagaggggagagaggagaaaaaaaaaaaatccggttcccagacgcaccgctgctcggccctccaccagctgggtgatctcctccgcggtgcctggcggtggcactggacggccctcggcggacggcacgacactcctccgccgcccggtggatggcgacggctcctccggttttgggcagccggcaggagtcccccgttccctgctcctccccgttccagtggatggcagcaggctccgtcctcctggcgaacggcgcagactcctccgcccgtccccggcaacttgctccagcccaccgcctcgagcgtccatggcggcacactcctcgcctgctcggattcaccacagcggcgagggatcttcagcagcgcgtccctccttctcccgggcttcggcaccactgtaatgaaatAATCCTTTGTAATcttcggaagaaggaggcgggaaccggcgtaCAATCAACGTGAAAccttaatttcaaaataaacacaaaacagtgcaccagcccctcacggacgactggtgcgctcaaataaaaatcaaaacacaactaaaagcccaggcctggtcctctctcgtccttcactgtcatcgctccagttttatatccttccatctcctccgtgggcctcgagaccggcaggtcgaacaggtgtagctcatctgcaatcactccaccggcctcgctcccatgtccctcagccccgccccactcgtcacatacccccatcgcccctcgcaggccggggggtactcccgagactgcgctctactccctcccccccctccctccgggggggaccgctcacggagacctgcgggaacctggggataggacaggcgaggcgagagaaaaggagatggaaggaggagcgacagagacgagagaggggagagaggagaaaaaaaaaaatccggttcccagacgcaccgctgctcggccctccaccagctgggtgatctcctccgtggtgcctggccacctggcgaacggcgcagactccaccgcccgtccccggcaacttgcTCCagcagttttatatccttccatctcctccgtgggcctcgagaccggcgggtcaaacaggtgtagctcatctccaatcactccaccggcctcgctcccatgtccctcggccccgccccactcgtcacactaacTTTGTAAGCCAATTACAGAagatcctgagattgctagaaatgcagcatttacaatgaattacaatgcagataagtgctgatggccacttatacagatgttACTAACACAAATGCGTCATAAGGTACATAATCCacttctctattcatatagacgcttTCACTTAGATAgctgtgatcatacagtaatagtgagatgatttgcactgaattccACTCAAATAGATGGTAATCaagcagatacattcacattcaacataaaacacactctcacatatataaaaactgttgaaaaagaaaagaaaaaggcaattgctataagttccgcctccatcagctgacaggtgcgtcacagCAGAGCACGTCACGAGCCGTCATGAGAGAGCACCAGAATTCaaataggcaaggcaagtttatttatatagcacatttcgtacacaatggtaattcaaagtgcttaatataaaagaaagtaaaataataatgaagaaaaataacaagaataaaacaatcaATTTTAAAAcctgtaaaattatttaaaaaaatgacttatttaaaatgattttaaaacagttagaaaatgattttacatttttacataaaaaaaaaaagctgaactttttgtagctgaaaaactgaaacataaacaaaggaattatgatccatattacaacattattgcttcattggacCAAACGTTCTCCATGAGAtgttgttcagtggacccttaaaCTGGGTTTTATAGCTGTGGATGTGATTATGACTCTTTATTATGACGAACCTGGTATGTACAGCAtttccattgctcatgttttgatgtgtacttcttacacaaatgtagcaaatacagctttataagctttccattgaaaaacagcaatctgtcaTCGATGCTAGAGGCATAGATCTTTATaaagatatatagtttgtcaagattaaatttgtcccgtttcatttaatctattcataaacactgacacatgCGAGTTTAGGGGCGTTGAGGATGCCCGCGTTCTGGTGCAGGCTAACAGGTCAACAGTAGTGTGTGTTAATGAATAATTACTTGTtagttattcaataattccttattagtaatTCAGTTATTAAGAAACAGTATCCTAAAGTCATAACGGATGTTTTAACAAAGATACTCACTTGATAAACTCACCTTTTTTTTCGCACAAATGAAATGAAGACTGTGTTCCAAACAGCatgattaatgctttcagagggaCTTTTGCAGGGATAATAATTGCAAGGGTGACTGCAATATAGTTctgaatttgtaataaaaatattggCGAATTAGGTAAGatctaagcagcacaactttaacTCTTCCAAATCACTCAAAATGGATGGTGAAATCTTTGAAAGGAACagggcatagggtcgataacCCTGAAGTTTGCAGTGCAGTTTGTGAATGTCTTCTTtaaactatggtttcgggaaacaccaaaTCATTGGACTATGTTGGTAACGACAGAACTTGCATCCATAGTTGGCTAACAATGTTTTGGGAAACTCACCTTTGACCAGTCAAATGACTGAGAAGTAATTATGAACTCTGAGGAAGTCCTCATATGAGCACATTAGTATGAATGAGGCTACTGTGAATAGCATATGTTTCTATGCTTCTACCTCTTCAGTGCATTACTCAGTCAActttaacataaaatatttcaattaaattcaagtttatttgtatagtgctttttacaatacaaatcattgcaaagcaactttacagaaaatttggtTTCTACAATAGTAGTAGCTCATATGTGATGAcagtcagtttatgtgcatatggcaggaATCAGAAATGTTAATAAAAGACATTGTCAACCAGACGAGGAACACTATTaaatcaattattaaataatgcaatcacacttgtagcaatatttgttagttctgtatgttgtttcagggttagcatcatctgttTTTCTATAATAAGGTTTTCACTACAAAAACAAGCTTATTGCACATATTCAGAAAGTCTGTTCTGTCTTCTTGAATATTACACATTTAACCCGACTGAAAAGACCAGAATGACAACAAATAtgcattatactttttttattgaataattgGTTCAATACAAAAAGGAAATAACACATAATGTGATccacagaacaaaacaaacaaacaaaaaatgtgtttGGACTGATGCTGTATGTTTTTGTAGTTTGTCTGGCTGTATGGTGACAGAGGAGGGATGTTGTTACATGTCTTCAGCTCTGACTTTAAGCTCCTCATgcttgagagagctggatctaagCTATAATCACCCCGGAGATTCAGGAGTCAAGCTGCTCTCTGAAAAACTGGAAGGTCCAAACTGCTCACTGAATAAATTCAAGTACGTCTAGCAGGAAGAGGTTTTAGTTTTCATTGTTTAAACTTTTCAGGGTCTCTGGGTATATCTATAAGGGTCTAGAGTTTTAGTGGATGTAacaatatttagaatttaaagAACTCTAGTCTGAGGAATAAAATCTTTACTAAGCTGATCAGACAAATTAACATCAAAACAGTACTTTAACTCACCCCCTAACTCTCCACAAAACTGgagcaaacagtaaaaaaaaacattaaaaatagcagCCTCCTCCCTATAGTTTCCATAAAAGGTAGAAACAAAcatattcaaaatgttaactTATGTTGCAAATATTGACGAATTGTAAATAAAGGAACAAAACAGCCTCAATGGTTATATAATACAATACCCTTTTACCTTGTCACAAACATCTCTGTTCACAGCAAGCTgtttctttaaatgataatgagctaccACTCACCCCACTgatcagttttttgttttgtgtgtattcTGTGGTGTTACCATCAAAAACTAAACTAATCCACTGCCTCCTCAGTGACTGTGATGTCAGGAGATAATTAAGACTCTTATGTTCACATTTACATCCAACTACAAAACACCTGCATCGCTTCTGAAGCTTCTGAGTTCTGAGTGAAATCTGCACCATTACTGATATTATACAGTTCTGGAGGCTTTTCATAATGTCAGTCCGTAGTGTTTAATCAATAGCTGTTTTACTGAATTCTGCTGAGGTGAAATTCGGTGCAGTCCTATATCGGGGTTTGCGTATTGTATTGTGACTTTACTGGCCCAACTAGCAACCACCCCATGTACTCTAGCAACCACAACCACCCTGAGTACCTTGTAGAGTAACTGCATAGTAACAGCAATTCGTTCACTGACTAAATgtaactctgtgtgtgttttctagtGTGGATCATGGAGGAGAATCCAGGATTACAGCAGGACTACAGAAATGTATGTctaagcacatacacacacacacacacaaagacacacaaagCTGTAGTGATTGTTGTCATTCTAAATGTCTCTGTTCTTGTGTTCAGGGTTCTGTTTTCTCACAGTGGATCCAAACACAGCAAACGCTGATCTTATTCTGTCTGAAGAGAACAGAAAGGTGACATGTGTGAGAAAGAAACAGccatatcctgatcatccagacagatttgacGAGTATCCtcaggtgttgtgtagagagagtgtgtgtggacgctgttaTTGGGAGATTGAGTGGAGTGGACTTGTGtttatatcagtgtcatataagacAATCAGTAGGAAGGGATGGGGTAATGAGTGTTGGTTTGGATAtaatgatcagtcctggagtttgTTCTGCTCTCCTGATAGTTACTCATTCAGACACAATAACATAGATACTGTTGTTCCTGTGAAGTCCATTAGCAGGAGGATAGGAGTGCTTGTGGATCACGATGCAGGAACTTTGTCCTTCTACAGTgtctctgacacaatgagccTCATCCACAAAGTCCAGACCAAATTCACTCAGCCGCTTTAtcatgggttttatgtttattatgGATCATCAGTGAAACTGTTCATGAATCCGAAAAGAGACGAGAGATTCTACCCATAATGCTTTGAGCTGTATGATAAATCAGTAACAGTGAGATGTAACATGTTTATTCATGACATTAATACTGCAGCTGAACTTCTGTCACTGAAATAACAGTAGGAATAATTGTGTCATAAATCCTCATATAGACAGTAAGATCTGATTGTGTGTGGTTGGGGCAGGGTGTTTGTGGCCTGGTAATTATCACATTGTGGGGACCAAATGCCCACACAAAGATAGGAATACCAGTAAATTTTGACCTCGTGGGGACATTTGTGAGGTCCCCGTGAGGAAACAAGCTTGTAAATCCAACAAAATTATGTTTCTTGAAAATTAAGGTagcagaaagttttctgtgatgTTAGGGGAAAtgaatagaatatacagtttgtacagtataaaaaccatcacATTTATGGAATGTCCCCACAAAACATGGAAACACTACATGTGTATGTGTCTACCAACCATATTTTGGGGGCAAATTATGCAGATacgctcactgaatataaacctaacagaccactcacaTTATTAGGGTAAATaatacgaaaaataaccatggttttattatagtaaaactgtagtaacccatgtttttttggcgtgttgactaccatttgtataaccacagattcactacaaataccatggttaaactatggttaatatagcaaaaccatggttaatttgtggttaccatggtttaactatagtaaccatggttttttggttttatttgtagtaaaaccatggttaattttcataaggggagtcagttagaaataccaaggttcacacaaaacaaggggaatttgcttttagttattatgctgcctgcagttgaaatcagcttccagaagagatcagatgtgcttaAACATTAGACACTTTTAAATATAGATTCAACACTCaactgtttagctgtgcatttttgaatgagcactgtgcgatgtccaaacggattgcactgtattttatgtattcactgtattttaggTAAAATCTTATTCTATTttaactgtcttaaattcattttaaatcaatgtttaaatgattttaaaagttttaaaattccttgttttatatttatttctcatgattactttattttgtgtcaagcactttaaattaccattgtgtacaaaatatgctatataa
This window harbors:
- the LOC132099199 gene encoding stonustoxin subunit beta-like, giving the protein MVTEEGCCYMSSALTLSSSCLRELDLSYNHPGDSGVKLLSEKLEGPNCSLNKFNVDHGGESRITAGLQKWFCFLTVDPNTANADLILSEENRKVTCVRKKQPYPDHPDRFDEYPQVLCRESVCGRCYWEIEWSGLVFISVSYKTISRKGWGNECWFGYNDQSWSLFCSPDSYSFRHNNIDTVVPVKSISRRIGVLVDHDAGTLSFYSVSDTMSLIHKVQTKFTQPLYHGFYVYYGSSVKLFMNPKRDERFYP